A window of Zingiber officinale cultivar Zhangliang chromosome 5A, Zo_v1.1, whole genome shotgun sequence contains these coding sequences:
- the LOC121980298 gene encoding signal recognition particle 54 kDa protein, chloroplastic-like, with the protein MEAIYFSAPPSRHLSVGSPSLQFARAFCSSIRGAGRQSLHSNSSWTGSALYTGSSGRTLFVREVWSWIHSKSERVRRGRCCIVRAEMFGQLTTGLETAWNKLRGVDVLSKENIAEPMRDIRRALLEADVSLPVVRRFVQSVSDQAVGAGVIRGVRPDQQLVKIVHDELVKLMGGEVSELVFAKSGPTVILLAGLQGVGKTTVCAKLAFYLKKLGKSCMLVAADVYRPAAIDQLKILGEKIDVPVYAEGVDVKPAEIAKHGLEEAKEKSINVVIVDTAGRLQIDKSMMDELKEVKQALNPTEVLLVVDAMTGQEAAALVTTFNIEIGITGAILTKLDGDSRGGAALSVKEVSGKPIKLVGRGERMEDLEPFYPDRMAGRVLGMGDVLSFVEKAQEVMRQEDAEELQKKIMSAKFDFNDFLKQTRAVAQMGSVSRVIGMIPGMGKVTPAQIREAEKNLNIMEAMINVMTPEEREQPELLAESAARRKRIATESGKTEQQVSQLVAQLFQMRVRMKNLLGVMQGGSIPALSNLEESLKAEQKAPPGTARRKRRQFADSASARPTPRGFGSKN; encoded by the exons ATGGAAGCCATCTACTTCTCGGCCCCGCCTTCCCGCCATCTCTCCGTCGGTTCGCCGTCTCTCCAGTTCGCAAGAGCCTTTTGCAGCTCAATTAGAGGGGCTGGAAGGCAGAGCCTTCATTCCAATAGTTCCTGGACCGGCTCGGCCCTCTACACCGGATCTTCCGGCAGAACCCTGTTCGTT AGGGAAGTTTGGAGCTGGATTCATTCGAAATCTGAGCGTGTTCGTAGAGGGAGATGTTGTATAGTAAGGGCGGAGATGTTTGGTCAATTGACTACTGGTCTAGAAACAGCGTGGAACAAGCTCAGAGGCGTAG ATGTTTTGTCCAAGGAGAACATTGCAGAACCAATGAGGGATATTAGGCGAGCTCTCCTGGAAGCAGAT GTAAGCTTGCCCGTGGTGAGAAGGTTTGTGCAGTCTGTTAGTGATCAGGCTGTTGGTGCAGGTGTGATACGAGGTGTGAGACCTGACCAACAGTTAGTAAAG ATTGTGCATGATGAGCTTGTGAAGTTGATGGGTGGAGAAGTTTCAGAATTGGTATTTGCAAAGTCTGGTCCGACAGTAATTTTACTAGCTGGTCTTCAAGGTGTCGGAAAGACAACTGTTTGCGCTAAGCTTGCCTTCTACTTAAAGAAATTG GGTAAGAGTTGCATGTTGGTGGCTGCTGATGTGTATAGGCCTGCAGCTATAGACCAACTCAAGATTTTGGGCGAGAAG ATAGATGTCCCTGTTTATGCAGAAGGTGTGGATGTAAAACCAGCAGAAATAGCTAAGCATGGTCTTGAGGAGGCCAAGGAGAAGTCAATTAATGTTGTTATAGTTGATACTGCTGGAAGATTACAG ATTGATAAATCGATGATGGATGAGCTGAAGGAAGTAAAGCAGGCACTGAATCCTACTGAAGTTCTGCTGGTGGTTGATGCAATGACTGGCCAAGAAGCTGCAG CCTTGGTTACTACATTCAATATCGAGATTGGTATTACTGGTGCCATACTAACTAAGCTGGATGGTGATTCTAGAGGTGGAGCAGCTTTGAGTGTTAAAGAG GTATCAGGAAAACCTATAAAGCTAGTAGGAAGAGGCGAGCGGATGGAAGATCTAGAGCCGTTCTACCCTGACCGCATGGCAGGTCGCGTATTAGGGATGGGTGATGTTCTTTCATTTGTTGAGAAAGCACAAGAAGTT ATGCGGCAAGAAGATGCTGAGGAGTTACAGAAAAAGATCATGAGTGCAAAATTTGACTTCAATGACTTTTTAAAGCAAACACGCGCTGTTGCACAAATGGGTTCAGTGAGCCGTGTAATTGGTATGATTCCAGGGATGGGCAAG GTGACTCCAGCACAAATTCGTGAAGCAGAGAAAAACTTGAATATCATGGAAGCGATGATTAATGTGATGACCCCAG AGGAACGCGAACAGCCCGAGCTACTAGCTGAGTCAGCTgctaggaggaagagaattgctACAGAGTCTGGAAAGACAGAACAACAG GTTAGCCAACTTGTTGCTCAGTTATTCCAAATGCGTGTTCGCATGAAGAATCTATTGGGTGTGATGC